A genomic region of Drosophila kikkawai strain 14028-0561.14 chromosome X, DkikHiC1v2, whole genome shotgun sequence contains the following coding sequences:
- the Bcat gene encoding branched-chain-amino-acid aminotransferase, cytosolic, with protein MTTKMAINAKDIFRNQHRLIRFIEKSIRLCSNQSLKAAQQQHQQKSSADFQITASVDTQYASGAPEPIKHDKDLGHQFRASQLSVRLAAPEQLHAKPDNDEELGFGRLFTDHMLKIYYHKSLGGWQKPEITPLENLVMHPAAKVLHYAVELFEGMKAYRGVDGKIRIFRPDMNMNRMNLAAQRSGLPTFEGPEFVKCLSRLLSIDSEWVPHTDTASLYIRPTLIGIDPTLGVASSDSALLYTILSPVGSYFKTGSSGAVSLLADPSYVRAWPGGVGNRKMGSNYAPTINVQKEAAARGLQQVLWLYGENHQLTEVGTMNIFMFYVNDQGEQELVTPPLSGLILPGITRDSILRMTRQWGKFKVSEATITMPQVCELLNQGRLLELFGAGTACVVSPVNRINYLGQDLYIPTMEQEKPVHELIRDTLTDIQYGKVDHPWSVVID; from the exons ATGACGACCAAAATGGCTATCAACGCTAAG GATATTTTCCGCAACCAGCACCGCCTGATCCGCTTCATCGAGAAGTCCATCCGGCTATGCAGCAATCAGTCACTGAAGgccgcccagcagcagcatcagcaaaaGTCGTCGGCCGACTTCCAGATCACCGCCTCCGTGGACACACAGTACGCCAGCGGTGCCCCAGAGCCCATTAAGCATGACAAGGATCTGGGCCATCAGTTCCGTGCCTCCCAGCTCTCCGTGCGCTTGGCTGCCCCCGAGCAGCTGCACGCCAAGCCGGACAACGACGAGGAGCTAGGCTTCGGACGCCTCTTCACCGACCACATGCTAAAGATCTATTACCATAAGAGCCTAGGTGGCTGGCAGAAGCCAGAAATCACGCCGCTGGAGAACCTGGTGATGCACCCGGCCGCCAAGGTGCTGCATTACGCTGTCGAG CTCTTCGAGGGCATGAAGGCGTACCGCGGCGTCGACGGCAAGATTCGAATTTTCCGGCCGGACATGAACATGAACCGCATGAACCTGGCCGCCCAACGCTCCGGCCTGCCCACGTTCGAGGGCCCGGAGTTCGTCAAGTGTCTGTCCCGTCTGCTGTCCATCGACTCCGAGTGGGTGCCGCACACGGACACCGCCAGCCTGTACATCCGTCCCACGCTGATTGGCATTGAT CCCACTTTGGGAGTGGCCTCCTCGGACTCAGCCCTGCTCTACACGATCCTCAGCCCTGTTGGCAGCTACTTCAAGACGGGCTCCTCGGGCGCCGTTTCACTCCTGGCCGATCCCAGCTACGTGCGCGCCTGGCCAGGCGGCGTTGGCAATCGCAAAATGGGCTCCAACTACGCACCCACCATCAATGTCCAGAAGGAGGCGGCAGCCAGGGGGCTGCAGCAGGTGCTGTGGCTCTACGGCGAGAATCATCAACTCACCGAAGTGGGCACCATGAACATCTTCATGTTCTACGTGAACGATCAAGGAG AACAAGAACTGGTTACCCCGCCGCTGAGTGGCCTGATCCTGCCTGGCATCACACGTGACTCCATCCTGCGCATGACCCGCCAGTGGGGCAAGTTCAAGGTGTCCGAGGCGACCATCACCATGCCCCAAGTCTGCGAGCTGCTCAACCAGGGAAGG CTGCTGGAGCTGTTCGGAGCGGGCACGGCGTGCGTGGTTAGTCCGGTGAACCGCATCAACTACCTCGGCCAGGACCTGTACATACCTACCATGGAGCAGGAGAAGCCCGTTCACGAGCTGATCCGCGACACGCTGACCGACATCCAGTACGGCAAGGTGGATCATCCGTGGTCGGTGGTGATTGACTAA
- the LOC108083360 gene encoding mpv17-like protein 2, which translates to MQSLRSCAARGLLLSSAVRGSSPRSLRISWPRRSGTPSGTGAGVGAGAGTGETARIGFGGALQKLRELHTVAFSSRFLLFTNLGISLTLSCVGDVLEQHFEIYCKEIERFESTRTAHMAISGVTVGVICHYWYKMLDRRMPGRSMRVVAKKIVLDQLICSPIYISAFFVTLGLLERKDKHEVWEEIKEKAWKLYAAEWTVWPVAQFVNFYWIPTHYRIFYDNIISLGYDVLTSKVKHKQSHPHLKKLP; encoded by the coding sequence ATGCAATCGTTGCGCAGCTGTGCGGCCCGTGGCCTGCTTCTCTCCAGCGCCGTTCGCGGCTCAAGCCCGCGCAGTCTGCGCATCAGTTGGCCTCGGAGGAGCGGAACACCATCAGGAACTGGAGCCGGAGtgggagctggagctggcaCTGGAGAGACTGCCAGGATTGGCTTTGGAGGCGCCCTGCAAAAGCTGCGCGAGCTGCATACAGTTGCGTTTAGCAGCCGCTTCCTGCTCTTCACCAACCTGGGCATCTCGCTGACCCTCAGCTGCGTGGGCGATGTGCTGGAGCAACACTTCGAGATCTATTGCAAAGAGATCGAACGCTTCGAGTCCACCCGCACGGCCCACATGGCCATTAGTGGTGTGACGGTGGGCGTGATCTGTCACTATTGGTACAAGATGCTGGACAGGCGAATGCCCGGTCGCAGCATGCGCGTGGTGGCCAAGAAGATTGTGCTCGACCAGTTGATCTGTTCGCCCATCTACATATCGGCCTTCTTCGTCACTTTGGGCCTGCTGGAGCGGAAGGACAAGCATGAGGTTTGGGAGGAGATCAAGGAGAAGGCCTGGAAGCTCTACGCTGCCGAGTGGACCGTGTGGCCGGTGGCGCAGTTCGTCAACTTCTACTGGATCCCCACCCACTACCGCATCTTCTACGACAACATCATTAGTCTTGGCTACGATGTCCTCACCTCGAAGGTGAAGCACAAGCAGTCGCATCCGCACCTCAAGAAGCTACCCTAG
- the Ype gene encoding protein yippee: protein MGRIFLEHLGGLKLFNCAQCHTNLTNRSQLISTRFTGATGRAYLFKRVVNLTFSNIQERVMLTGRHMVRDVMCKNCGAKLGWMYEFATEESQKYKEGRVILEYALVTEAEGFQSEAATTSH from the exons ATGGGACGCATTTTTCTGGAGCATCTCGGGGGCCTCAAGCTCTTCAATTGCGCCCAGTGTCACACGAACCTGACCAATCGCAGCCAGCTGATCAGCACACGCTTCACAGGCGCCACGG GACGCGCCTATTTGTTTAAGCGCGTGGTAAACCTGACCTTCAGCAACATCCAGGAGCGGGTGATGCTCACAGGCCGCCACATGGTGCGCGATGTCATGTGCAAAAACTGCGGCGCCAAACTGGGCTGGATGTACGAGTTCGCCACGGAGGAGTCGCAAAA GTACAAGGAAGGTCGCGTGATCCTTGAATACGCCCTGGTCACAGAGGCTGAGGGCTTTCAGTCAGAGGCCGCCACCACGAGTCATTGA
- the Tim9a gene encoding mitochondrial import inner membrane translocase subunit Tim9: MAKSPESIALEQLDKDQMKTFSDFLMSYNKLSEMCFTDCVRDFSSRVVKESEDKCSLNCMEKYLKMNQRVSQRFQEFQVIANENALAMAQKTGKL; this comes from the exons ATGGCCAAGAGCCCGGAATCAATTGCACTGGAGCAGCTTGACAAGGATCAGATGAAGACG TTCTCCGACTTCCTGATGTCCTACAATAAGCTGTCCGAGATGTGCTTCACAGACTGCGTGCGAGACTTTTCCTCACGGGTCGTGAAGGAATCGGAG GACAAGTGCTCGCTTAACTGCATGGAGAAGTACCTGAAGATGAACCAGCGCGTCTCGCAGCGCTTCCAGGAGTTCCAGGTGATCGCCAACGAGAATGCCCTGGCCATGGCCCAAAAGACTGGCAAACTTTAG
- the Rbp1-like gene encoding RNA-binding protein 1 isoform X1: protein MPRYREWDLACKVYVGNLGSSASKYEIENAFSKYGPLRNVWVARNPPGFAFVEFEDRRDAEDATRGLDGTRCCGTRIRVEMSSGRSREGRGGGGGGGGGGGGGGGGARGGGGGGARAGGGTRAGDGGGRYRIKSSSSTTTSTTTIRTTTTATTTTTRTSTTPLPSTTRTTATTRTTSRLTTTTTITTTTSTTADPAPPITHISPTPKPPTKPCVVMFSTTNNNYNCRRNSLCGFGQIFNKFDIFR, encoded by the exons ATGCCACGCTATCGGGAATGGGACTTGGCCTGCAAGGTCTACGTGGGCAACCTGGGCTCCTCGGCCTCCAAGTACGAGATTGAGAATGCGTTCAGCAAGTACGGACCCTTGCGCAACGTGTGGGTGGCCCGCAATCCGCCCGGCTTCGCCTTCGTGGAGTTCGAGGATCGCCGCGACGCCGAGGACGCGACCCGCGGCCTGGACGGCACCCGTTGCTGTGGCACCCGCATCCGCGTCGAGATGTCCTCGGGCCGTTCTCGCGAAGGAcgaggcggtggcggcggcggtggtggcggaggcggaggaggtggCGGCGGAGCGCGAGGCGGAGGCGGCGGAGGAGCCCGTGCTGGCGGCGGAACTCGAGCTGGCGATGGCGGCGGACGCTATAG GATAAAGTCTTCTTCTTCTACTACAACaagcacaacaacaataagaacaacaacaacagctactactactactactagaACTTCTACTACTCCTCTTCCttcaacaacaagaacaacagcTACTACAAGAACAACTTCACGTCTCACCACTACTACTACTATTACTACCACCACCAGTACAACTGCAGATCCTGCTCCTCCTATTACACACATTTCACCAACACCAAAACCACCAACAAAGCCATGTGTAGTCATGTTTtcaacaaccaacaacaactacaactgcAGACGCAACTCGTTGTGTGGCTTTGGTCAGATATTCAACAAGTTCGATATATTTCGCTGA